A stretch of the Halictus rubicundus isolate RS-2024b chromosome 16, iyHalRubi1_principal, whole genome shotgun sequence genome encodes the following:
- the Rush gene encoding pleckstrin homology and FYVE domain containing family member rush hour isoform X2: MDCDSYFLLLSALIHRIMVDRLVNSEANARRIAMVENCFGSSGQPLAVPGRVLVGEGVLTKMCRKKPKPRQFFLFNDILVYGNIVINKKKYNKQHIIPLEEVKLECLADDGQKQEWMAHITKCIEDLLRKSGKKPVEIHAAVWVPDNEATICMHCNKTQFTVLNRRHHCRQCGAVVCGPCSNKKLLLPGQGNGKAVRVCLQCFDAASKVKATSPTTDSLNNKYQQRNSADSSGGDSSGDDDDGNKEENHDEPKFYSTLAR; the protein is encoded by the exons ATGGATTGTGATTCATACTTCCTGTTGTTGTCAGCCCTGATTCATAGGATCATGGTTGACCGATTGG TAAATAGCGAAGCCAATGCCAGGCGTATCGCAATGGTTGAAAACTGCTTTGGCAGTTCTGGCCAG cCGCTCGCAGTACCTGGAAGAGTTTTAGTTGGCGAAGGAGTCTTGACCAAAATGTGTAGAAAGAAACCAAAACCGAGACAGTTCTTTCTGTTTAATGATATATTGGTATATGGAAACATTGTAATCAACAAAAAGAAG TATAACAAACAACATATTATACCACTTGAAGAAGTAAAACTGGAGTGTTTAGCCGACGATGGTC AAAAACAAGAATGGATGGCTCATATTACAAAATGCATCGAAGATTTATTAAGAAAGA GTGGTAAGAAACCAGTTGAAATTCATGCAGCTGTTTGGGTACCGGATAATGAAGCCACAATCTGTATGCATTGTAATAAAACACAGTTTACAGTCTTGAATAGAcgg CACCATTGTAGACAGTGCGGAGCTGTAGTATGTGGACCTTGcagcaataaaaaattattgctgCCAGGGCAAGGAAATGGAAAAGCAGTTAGAGTGTGCTTACAATGCTTTGATGCAGCTAGTAAAGTAAAAGCAACTTCACCAACTACCGATAGCTTGAATAACAAATATCAGCAACGTAATTCTGCTGATAGTTCAGGAGGAGATAGCTCTGGTGACGATGATGATggaaataaagaagaaaatcaTGACGAG cccaaattttattctacgctTGCCCGATGA
- the LOC143362207 gene encoding major facilitator superfamily domain-containing protein 12 — protein sequence MEAERRSTASDYIEIIQRLPLSVKVAYGIGHILNDICASMWFTYLLVYFHLVLGFDATSAGIILLIGQIADAIATPFVGFHSDSHDEFWLCKYGRRKTWHLIGTVCILFAFPFIFSPCIGCETSDKWAQLIYYAAFVVIFQFGWAAVQISHLSLVPELTPSEYERTELIAIRYSFTVLSNIFVYCIAWAVLHITNSNGADSQIGPGDAKKFQEILFIGIGLGSLSSILFHIFVKEGVVGDFNGASRRDTRSIIVLLKDSRLYRVACVYISTRLFVNLLQIYIPLYLHETLLMPATSLAIIPLIMFLSSLVMSLIIEKLNTRLGRKISFCLGVLLGVCACIWIRCGTGVMYTKYQIYPVSLILGFAGSIMLVTSLGLIADFIGQNTNNGALVYGIMSFTDKLSNGLAVIIIQYLANQISSKNYYRDILVYVCSASAVVGSIVILCTKPFSHSTVYHTLASEQPTETDNTSTEPRNSLHEEPIA from the exons ATGGAAGCAGAACGTAGAAGTACAGCAAGCGATTATATCGAAATAATTCAACGTTTACCGCTTTCAGTAAAAGTAGCATATGGCATAGGACACATATTAAACGATATTTGTGCTTCTATGTGGTTTACATATCTGTTAGTGTACTTTCATTTGGTATTGGGATTCGATGCTACTTCGGCTGGAATAATTTTACTTATTGGTCAAATAGCAGATGCTATAGCCACTCCATTTGTTGGATTTCATTCTGATAGTCACGATGAATTCTGGTTATGTAAATATGGAAGGAGGAAGACATGGCATTTGATag GTACCGTTTGCATTTTATTTGCTTTTCCTTTTATATTTTCACCTTGTATCGGATGTGAGACAAGTGATAAATGGgcacaattaatttattatgcTGCGTTTGTTGTAATCTTTCAATTCGGTTGGGCTGCTGTGCAAATATCACATTTGTCATTAGTTCCAGAACTTACACCTTCTGAATACGAAAGAACAGAACTCATAGCTATTAG GTACAGTTTCACTgttttgtcaaatatttttgtttattgtaTTGCATGGGCAGTATTACATATAACAAACAGTAATGGTGCAGATTCTCAAATTGGCCCTGGCGATGCAAAGAAATTtcaagaaattttatttattggtATTGGATTAGGATCTCTATCGTCGattttattccacatttttGTTAAGGAAGGTGTTGTTGGTGACTTTAATG GAGCATCGCGCAGAGATACAAGATCTATAATAGTACTATTGAAAGACTCACGTTTGTATCGAGTGGCCTGTGTATACATATCTACCCGTCTATTTGTAAATTTATTACAAATTTATATTCCTTTGTATTTACACGAAACGTTACTTATGCCTGCTACGTCTTTGGCTATAATTCCTTTGATAATGTTTTTGAGTAGTCTTGTAATGTCTTTGATTATTGAAAAGTTGAATACGAGGCTAGgcagaaaaatttcattttgtttggGTGTTTTGCTGGGTGTATGCGCCTGCATTTGGATCCGATGTGGCACAGGCGTGATGTACACAAAGTACCAAATTTATCCAGTATCTCTAATTTTAG GATTTGCTGGTTCTATTATGTTGGTGACTAGCCTTGGTCTTATCGCAGACTTTATCGGGCAGAACACAAATAATGGTGCACTCGTATATGGTATAATGAGTTTCACAGATAAACTCTCCAATGGTTTAGCAGTAATAATTATTCAATACTT AGCAAATCAGATCAGCTCGAAAAATTACTACAGAGACATATTGGTTTATGTGTGCAGTGCTTCTGCAGTCGTTGGTTCCATAGTAATTTTGTGTACAAAACCGTTTTCTCACAGTACAG tgTATCATACATTAGCGTCGGAACAACCTACAGAAACCGATAATACGTCAACGGAACCTAGAAATTCATTACATGAAGAGCCTATCGCATAG
- the Rush gene encoding pleckstrin homology and FYVE domain containing family member rush hour isoform X3, with protein sequence MVENCFGSSGQPLAVPGRVLVGEGVLTKMCRKKPKPRQFFLFNDILVYGNIVINKKKYNKQHIIPLEEVKLECLADDGQYRNGWLIKTLTKSFAVYAATATEKQEWMAHITKCIEDLLRKSGKKPVEIHAAVWVPDNEATICMHCNKTQFTVLNRRHHCRQCGAVVCGPCSNKKLLLPGQGNGKAVRVCLQCFDAASKVKATSPTTDSLNNKYQQRNSADSSGGDSSGDDDDGNKEENHDEPKFYSTLAR encoded by the exons ATGGTTGAAAACTGCTTTGGCAGTTCTGGCCAG cCGCTCGCAGTACCTGGAAGAGTTTTAGTTGGCGAAGGAGTCTTGACCAAAATGTGTAGAAAGAAACCAAAACCGAGACAGTTCTTTCTGTTTAATGATATATTGGTATATGGAAACATTGTAATCAACAAAAAGAAG TATAACAAACAACATATTATACCACTTGAAGAAGTAAAACTGGAGTGTTTAGCCGACGATGGTC AATATCGTAATGGTTGGCTTATAAAGACATTAACAAAATCATTCGCTGTTTATGCTGCCACTGCAACAGAAAAACAAGAATGGATGGCTCATATTACAAAATGCATCGAAGATTTATTAAGAAAGA GTGGTAAGAAACCAGTTGAAATTCATGCAGCTGTTTGGGTACCGGATAATGAAGCCACAATCTGTATGCATTGTAATAAAACACAGTTTACAGTCTTGAATAGAcgg CACCATTGTAGACAGTGCGGAGCTGTAGTATGTGGACCTTGcagcaataaaaaattattgctgCCAGGGCAAGGAAATGGAAAAGCAGTTAGAGTGTGCTTACAATGCTTTGATGCAGCTAGTAAAGTAAAAGCAACTTCACCAACTACCGATAGCTTGAATAACAAATATCAGCAACGTAATTCTGCTGATAGTTCAGGAGGAGATAGCTCTGGTGACGATGATGATggaaataaagaagaaaatcaTGACGAG cccaaattttattctacgctTGCCCGATGA
- the LOC143362175 gene encoding exosome complex component RRP43 — protein sequence MDTQYKTIHPVKYLQDHLAQDVRPDGRQFLSFRPISINISSITHANSSSIFKIGNTTVVCGIKAELAIPKTESPDCGYIVPNVELSPLCSPKFRPGPPSDQAQIISKTIENILKNSEAINLKDLCICKGKLVWVLYCDLLCINYDGSVIDASIGALTSALNTLKLPETEYNVATGNISVHPMNKIQFPIKSLPVSVTFAIFDNQLLIADPTDEEETFCLGRLTIVMDEEKICCIHKPGGIPISCELFLKSLAKSRKRTELVRSLINTAISSAKEEQPKQSV from the exons ATGGATACACAATACAA GACCATTCACCCAGTGAAATATCTACAAGACCATTTG gCGCAAGATGTTCGTCCCGATGGTAGACAATTTCTATCTTTTCGTCCGATAAGCATAAACATTTCATCGATCACTCATGCTAATAGTTCGTCGATATTTAAAATTGGCAATACAACAGTTGTTTGCGGTATTAAAGCT GAACTAGCGATACCAAAAACAGAATCTCCTGATTGTGGGTATATTGTACCGAACGTTGAACTTTCTCCATTATGTTCACCAAAATTTCGACCTGGCCCACCAAGCGATCAAGCACAAATTATTTCAAAAACAatagaaaatattctaaaaaattcAGAAGCTATCAATTTAAAAGATCTATGTATTTGCAAAGGGAAACTAGTATGGGTATTATACTGTGATCTATTATGTATTAATTATGACGGTTCTGTAATCGATGCTAGTATCGGAGCATTAACCAGTGCACTCAACACAT TGAAACTACCTGAAACAGAATACAATGTGGCAACAGGAAATATTTCTGTACATCCTATGAACAAGATACAATTTCCAATTAAATCTCTGCCAGTTTCTGTAACATTTGCTATATTCGATAA TCAATTATTAATTGCTGATCCTACCGACGAAGAGGAAACTTTCTGTTTAGGGAGGTTAACGATAGTAATGGACGAGGAAAAAATTTGTTGCATACATAAACCTG GTGGAATCCCTATTTCATGCGAGTTATTTTTAAAGAGCTTAGCAAAATCCAGGAAAAGAACAGAATTGGTAAGATCGCTAATTAACACTGCTATATCATCAGCAAAAGAAGAACAACCAAAACAAAGTGTATGA
- the Rush gene encoding pleckstrin homology and FYVE domain containing family member rush hour isoform X1 yields the protein MDCDSYFLLLSALIHRIMVDRLVNSEANARRIAMVENCFGSSGQPLAVPGRVLVGEGVLTKMCRKKPKPRQFFLFNDILVYGNIVINKKKYNKQHIIPLEEVKLECLADDGQYRNGWLIKTLTKSFAVYAATATEKQEWMAHITKCIEDLLRKSGKKPVEIHAAVWVPDNEATICMHCNKTQFTVLNRRHHCRQCGAVVCGPCSNKKLLLPGQGNGKAVRVCLQCFDAASKVKATSPTTDSLNNKYQQRNSADSSGGDSSGDDDDGNKEENHDEPKFYSTLAR from the exons ATGGATTGTGATTCATACTTCCTGTTGTTGTCAGCCCTGATTCATAGGATCATGGTTGACCGATTGG TAAATAGCGAAGCCAATGCCAGGCGTATCGCAATGGTTGAAAACTGCTTTGGCAGTTCTGGCCAG cCGCTCGCAGTACCTGGAAGAGTTTTAGTTGGCGAAGGAGTCTTGACCAAAATGTGTAGAAAGAAACCAAAACCGAGACAGTTCTTTCTGTTTAATGATATATTGGTATATGGAAACATTGTAATCAACAAAAAGAAG TATAACAAACAACATATTATACCACTTGAAGAAGTAAAACTGGAGTGTTTAGCCGACGATGGTC AATATCGTAATGGTTGGCTTATAAAGACATTAACAAAATCATTCGCTGTTTATGCTGCCACTGCAACAGAAAAACAAGAATGGATGGCTCATATTACAAAATGCATCGAAGATTTATTAAGAAAGA GTGGTAAGAAACCAGTTGAAATTCATGCAGCTGTTTGGGTACCGGATAATGAAGCCACAATCTGTATGCATTGTAATAAAACACAGTTTACAGTCTTGAATAGAcgg CACCATTGTAGACAGTGCGGAGCTGTAGTATGTGGACCTTGcagcaataaaaaattattgctgCCAGGGCAAGGAAATGGAAAAGCAGTTAGAGTGTGCTTACAATGCTTTGATGCAGCTAGTAAAGTAAAAGCAACTTCACCAACTACCGATAGCTTGAATAACAAATATCAGCAACGTAATTCTGCTGATAGTTCAGGAGGAGATAGCTCTGGTGACGATGATGATggaaataaagaagaaaatcaTGACGAG cccaaattttattctacgctTGCCCGATGA
- the LOC143362177 gene encoding uncharacterized protein LOC143362177 — translation MASTSKKQTVITVKKKGPPKLDLTAEQKSDIKEAFDLFDPDGTGRIATKELKVAIRALGFEPKKEEMKKLIADVDPDGLGTLSFEEFLNLMSVKMLEKDTKDEVLKAFRLFDDDNTGKITFKNLKRVARELGENLTDEELQEMIDEADKDGDGEISQEEFLRIMKKTSLY, via the exons aTG GCTTCTACATCTAAAAAGCAAACTGTCATTACTGTTAAGAAAAAGGGGCCTCCAAAGTTGGATTTGACAGCAGAACAAAAAAGTGATATAAAAGAAGCTTTCGATTTATTTGATCCAGATGGTACTGGAAGAATCGCTACCAAAGAACTTAAAGTAGCCATTAGAGCTCTCGGATTCGAACCCAAAAAGGAAGAAATGAAAAAACTAATAGCCGATGTTGATCCAGATGGTCTTGGCACATTGTCATTCGAAGAGTTTTTGAATTTAATGTCTGTAAAAATGCTAGAAAAGGATACAAAAGACGAAGTTTTAAAAGCATTTCGATTGTTCGATGATGATAACACGGGAAAAATAACATTTAAGAATTTGAAAAGAGTTGCTCGAGAATTAGGTGAAAATCTTACAGATGAAGAGCTGCAAGAAATGATAGATGAAGCAGACAAAGACGGCGATGGAGAAATTTCTcaagaagaatttttacgtaTCATGAAAAAAACAAGTTTGTACTAG
- the Rnasek gene encoding ribonuclease kappa: MKICGPKYALCGLILSTWGIFQLLLMGIFFYVKSVALVEDLPLEGEFKSAADFYAEADRGYTQNAYNCWIAACIYVLTFLFSGHQFYLNSRLSLSV, translated from the exons ATGAAGATATGTGGACCCAAATATGCCCTGTGTGGCTTGATATTATCTACTTGGGGTATATTTCAACTA CTCCTGATGGGAATATTCTTCTACGTTAAAAGTGTGGCTTTAGTAGAAGATCTTCCGTTGGAGGGTGAATTTAAAAgtgctgcagatttttatgccgAAGCAGACAGAGGCTATACGCAGAATGCATATAATTGTTGGATTGCGGCATGCATTTATGTTCTCACATTCCTGTTCTCAGGACATCAATTTTATCTAAATTCAAGATTGTCTCTTAGCGTCTGA